A stretch of the Nematostella vectensis chromosome 1, jaNemVect1.1, whole genome shotgun sequence genome encodes the following:
- the LOC5515840 gene encoding transmembrane protein 243 isoform X2, with protein sequence MYEVRGMEAPLFGETRPRDRYLNYFIGVATSLLVLFTFISSLVKPWPPAPNHVFLSVAIVFVCIGELVLIFWYRRGDLDPKFRQLIYYNCFTLVLLCVCANVFFYDNKL encoded by the exons ATGTATGAAGTGAGAGGGATGGAAGCGCCTTTATTTGGCGAGACCAGGCCAAGA GACCGGTACCTCAACTACTTTATCGGTGTTGCAACATCATTATTAGTGCTT TTTACATTTATAAGTTCTTTAGTGAAGCCATGGCCACCTGCACCAAACCATGTCTTCCTCTCTGTTGCTATAGTCTTTGTCTGTATAGGAGAACTTGTGTTG ATATTTTGGTACAGAAGGGGAGACCTGGATCCCAAGTTTCGCCAGCTCATTTATTATAATTGCTTCACATTGGTTTTATTGTGTGTCTGTGCAAATGTGTTTTTCTACGACAATAAACTATAG
- the LOC5515845 gene encoding UDP-galactose translocator — protein MPKNSADQDNRGRAMASPVPDSGYGLFSIKYLSLAILAIQNASLILTIRYSRTIPGELYIASTVVAITEVVKGIVSLVVMLWEKKDPIEWLKYVYSSTFGQTKDMMLMAVPALIYTVQNNLQYVAISNLDAAVFQVTYQLKILSTALMSVLMLKKHLSKMQWFSLMLLFVGVSIVQLQDNGNQLKTHHSIKQNSLLGLAAVVASCICSGFAGVYFEKTLKATQTPLWARNLQLAFFGAIIALLGVAYNDGAAVKQKGFFFGYGPLVYGIVFSQVFGGLLVGIVVKYADNILKGFAAAVAIVLSCIMSVYMFGFKLSVEFVSGASLVIIAIVLYSKGQVRATKAQANVSNGVESSVKSEKQS, from the exons GGTATGGTCTGTTCAGCATCAAGTACCTGAGCTTAGCAATTCTTGCCATCCAGAATGCCTCTCTTATTCTCACTATACGGTACAGTAGGACTATACCAGGGGAGCTCTATATTGCTAGCACTGTGGTAGCTATAACTGAG GTTGTTAAAGGCATTGTCTCCCTTGTGGTAATGCTTTGGGAGAAAAAGGACCCCATAGAGTGGCTAAAGTATGTCTACTCCTCTACATTTGGCCAAACCAAGGACATGATGTTGATGGCTGTACCAGCCCTTATATACACTGTACAAAATAATTTGCAGTATGTCGCCATATCCAATCTTGATGCTGCTGTATTCCAG gTGACATATCAGCTAAAGATCTTGTCAACAGCATTGATGTCTGTTCTGATGCTAAAGAAACACCTAAGCAAGATGCAGTGGTTTTCTCTGATGTTGCTGTTTGTTGGGGTCTCAATAGTCCAGCTTCAAGACAACGGCAATCAACTGAAAACTCACCACTCAATTAAGCAGAACTCCcttcttggtcttgcggcagTGGTTGCTTCTTGTATCTGCTCTGGATTTGCAG GTGTTTACTTTGAGAAGACCTTAAAGGCAACACAGACACCACTATGGGCCCGAAACCTACAGCTTGCCTTTTTTGGCGCAATTATCGCCCTGTTAGGTGTCGCCTATAATGATGGGGCGGCCGTGAAACAAAAAGGCTTCTTCTTCGGCTATGGGCCTCTAGTCTACGGCATAGTATTCTCCCAAGTATTTGGCGGTCTTCTGGTTGGAATTGTGGTGAAATATGCCGATAATATCCTCAAAGGCTTTGCTGCTGCTGTGGCGATTGTTCTCTCATGTATAATGTCTGTGTACATGTTCGGTTTTAAGCTGTCGGTAGAGTTCGTATCAGGGGCAAGTCTTGTTATTATCGCTATAGTGTTGTACAGTAAGGGGCAGGTCAGGGCCACTAAGGCACAAGCTAATGTCTCGAACGGTGTCGAGAGTTCGGTAAAGTCGGAAAAGCAGTCATAG
- the LOC5515841 gene encoding succinate--CoA ligase [GDP-forming] subunit beta, mitochondrial, with protein sequence MRIVVIRVCSFESKMAALTRVLGLPSICRSCTGILRPPSLRLKQAAVASITPVRWLNLQEYQSKKLMQDNGLNVQRFIVAESPEESVRLSKKLNAAEYVIKAQILAGGRGKGTFDSGLNGGVHLTKLADEVGYFTAKMFGYRLKTKQTPPEGVMVNKVMVAEAYDIERETYLAILMDREFMGPVIVASPKGGMDIEEVAKTTPEYIYKVPVDITKGLQDKDASWLAEKLEFKGELHKQATEQIKRLYDVFLKVDATQVEINPFGETPDGKVVCFDAKFNFDDNAKYRQKAIFDLDDKSESDPREVEAAEFDLSYIAMDGNIACLVNGAGLAMATMDIIKLHGGEPSNFLDLGGGIKEEGVLHALKIVSKDPRVKVILVNIFGGIVDCSVVASGITKAYEKLKLDVPIVVRLEGNNVDKAQHILEESGMPLIAADDMDDAAIKAVVSLGD encoded by the exons ATGCGCATAGTGGTGATCCGTGTGTGTTCTTtcgaatccaagatggcggctttgACGCGTGTCCTGGGCCTTCCATCAATTTGCCGTTCCTGCACCGGGATTTTGCGCCCCCCTTCGCTGCGATTAAAACAA GCAGCTGTAGCCAGCATAACCCCTGTCAGATGGCTAAATTTGCAGGAATACCAGAGCAAGAAGCTTATGCAGGATAATGGACTGAATGTACAGAGATTTATTGTTGCAGAGAGCCCAGAGGAATCAGTTCGCCTCTCAAAGAAACTCA ATGCTGCAGAATATGTAATAAAAGCCCAGATCCTAGCAGGAGGTAGAGGAAAAGGTACCTTTGACAGTGGCCTTAATGGAGGTGTCCACCTTACCAAACT GGCAGATGAAGTTGGGTATTTCACAGCAAAGATGTTTGGCTACagactaaaaacaaaacagacaCCCCCAGAAGGAGTCATGGTTAACAAG GTAATGGTAGCAGAGGCTTATGATATTGAGAGAGAGACCTACCTGGCTATTCTCATGGACAGAGAATTCATGGGACCTGTGATTGTTGCAAGCCCTAAAGGTGGTATGGACATAGAAGAGGTTGCCAAGACAACACCAGAGTACATATACAAG gttccAGTGGATATAACTAAAGGCCTTCAGGATAAAGATGCAAGTTGGCTTGCAGAAAAACTTGAATTCAAGGGAGAACTGCACAAGCAG GCCACAGAGCAGATCAAGCGACTGTATGATGTCTTCCTCAAAGTTGATGCTACCCAAGTTGAGATCAATCCTTTTGGAGAAACACCTGATGGCAAAG TTGTATGCTTTGATGCCAAATTCAACTTTGATGACAACGCTAAGTACAGACAGAAAGCCATCTTTGATCTAGACGATAAGAGTGAAAGTGATCCACGTGAAGTGGAGGCTGCTGAATTTGATCTCAGCTATATTGCCATGGATGGGAACATCGCTTGCCTTG taaatgGGGCTGGTCTGGCTATGGCGACAATGGACATAATCAAACTGCATGGTGGAGAGCCATCCAATTTCCTTGATCTTGGTGGAGGAATAAAAGAGGAGGGCGTTTTGCATGCCCTGAAGATTGTCAGCAAAGATCCTAGG GTTAAAGTCATTCTTGTGAATATTTTTGGTGGCATTGTTGACTGCTCTGTTGTTGCCAGTGGAATTACAAAAGCTTATGAAAAATTGAAACTGGATGTACCTATCGTAGTTAGACTTGAAG GTAACAATGTGGATAAGGCCCAGCACATACTAGAAGAGAGTGGAATGCCTCTTATTGCAGCTGATGACATGGATGATGCAGCCATCAAGGCTGTTGTTAGCTTGGGAGACTAG
- the LOC5515842 gene encoding sodium/hydrogen exchanger 9B2 — MGDSRYSGHDETGSVVIQLTDDAQNTPKQLNDVKFIEKPQTSTQLRAFGCTVPPSKYLARTCTWLVLVTIAWSVLWSVIGQDLLPGGNIFAIFVVIICASFFGMLVKLVPYLQLPPLLGMLVAGLVLRNVPYIDFAKHIDKKWSSTLRSIALAVILVRSGLGLNTDVLQKCKFTVMRLAFIPCTFEVVTAAVMASYILGMKWQWAFQLGFVQAAVSLAVVIPALLEFQEKFYGTNKGIPTLVMAAASFDNVLCISGFGVCIGLSFHSGNLVFNIFRAPIEVLIGLAFGVFMGFLCWWFPNKTEEGVSRSRFLILLGGSMLAVFGSKAAQFAGAGALAALIMSTLAAYGWGKQGKAPIAQATALLWMFFEPLLFGLVGAEVSIDYLDKRLVGIGIGVLASSLVVRTLITYLTVTQNNLNRKEKMFIAIAWLPKATVQAAIGSISLDTARLTGFTGQYHEEFGIQILTMAVLAIIITSPIGAVGITLAGPRLLTRMPPRDEVQIWPLMVERQNQVDSTLETNL, encoded by the exons ATGGGTGATTCTCGATACAGTGGTCACGACGAAACTGGTAGTGTAGTTATTCAGCTGACAGACGATGCACAAAATACACCGAAGCAATTGAATGACGTGAAGTTCATTGAGAAACCGCAAACCTCGACCCAGTTGCGTGCATTCGGGTGCACTGTCCCGCCCTCGAAATACCTTGCGCGAACGTGCACATGGCTAGTTCTTGTCACAATCGCGTGGTCCGTCCTGTGGTCTGTTATTGGCCAAGATCTCCTACCTGGTGGGAACATATTTGCTATTTTTGTGGTCATTATATGTGCATCCTTTTTTGGGATGCTGGTCAAACTGGTCCCATATTTGCAGCTACCACCCCTTCTTGGAATGTTGGTGGCTGGCTTAGTACTGCGAAATGTGCCGTACATTGATTTCGCTAAGCATATAGACAAGAAGTGGTCTTCTACACTTAGAAGTATTGCACTAGCGGTGATTCTTGTCAGGTCTGGTCTTGGTTTGAATACTGATGTGTTGCAAAAATGTAAATTTACAGTTATGAGACTTGCATTTATACCATGCACATTTGAGGTAGTTACAGCTGCAGTGATGGCCTCCTATATTCTTGGCATGAAGTGGCAGTGGGCTTTTCAGCTTGG CTTTGTCCAGGCAGCAGTATCTCTAGCTGTTGTAATCCCTGCTCTACTGGAGTTCCAGGAAAAGTTCTATGGCACAAACAAAGGCATTCCTACATTGGTAATGGCAGCAGCATCATTTGACAATGTCTTGTGCATCAGTGGGTTTGGCGTCTGCATTGGTCTTAGCTTCCACTCTG GTAATCTAGTATTCAATATATTCCGTGCGCCAATAGAGGTTCTTATTGGCTTGGCTTTTGGAGTTTTCATGGGATTCCTTTGCTGGTGGTTTCCAAATAAAACTGAG gAGGGAGTGTCTAGGAGCAGGTTTCTCATATTACTTGGTGGTTCCATGCTTGCTGTATTTGGCAGCAAAGCAGCTCAGTTTGCAGGTGCTGGAGCACTAGCTGCACTTATCATGTCCACTCTTGCTGCCTATGGATGGGGCAAACAAGGAAAG GCACCTATTGCTCAGGCAACAGCTCTGTTGTGGATGTTTTTTGAGCCACTATTATTTGGTCTAGTTGGAGCAGAAGTCAGCATAGATTATCTGGATAAAAGATTAGTCG GAATAGGGATTGGTGTACTTGCATCAAGTCTAGTGGTACGGACACTTATCACATACCTGACTGTCACTCAGAATAACCTCAACAGAAAAGAGAAGATGTTTATCGCAATTGCTTGGCTTCCTAAAGCTACAGTGCAG GCAGCTATTGGGTCGATTTCTCTGGACACAGCTAGACTTACTGGGTTCACTGGACAATATCATGAGGAATTTGGTATTCAG ATTCTGACCATGGCCGTTTTAGCTATTATTATCACTTCTCCAATTGGTGCTGTTGGAATAACACTTGCTGGTCCAAGGTTGTTAACCCGTATGCCACCCAGAGATGAGGTCCAAATATGGCCTCTGATGGTAGAGAGGCAAAATCAAGTTGATAGCACCTTGGAAACTAATCTATAG
- the LOC5515840 gene encoding uncharacterized protein LOC5515840 isoform X1, translated as MRMLFITATDKLLQTPLCVSHGYLSRNIVIVTTPYRQSIQGYSRGPVPQLLYRCCNIIISAFYIYKFFSEAMATCTKPCLPLCCYSLCLYRRTCVGFGPLTTWDILVQKGRPGSQVSPAHLL; from the exons ATGCGCATGCTCTTTATTACTGCAACTGACAAGCTATTGCAGACGCCCTTGTGCGTAAGTCATGGATATTTATCTCGaaatattgttattgtaaCAACTCCCTACAGGCAAAGCATACAAGGGTATTCCCGAG GACCGGTACCTCAACTACTTTATCGGTGTTGCAACATCATTATTAGTGCTT TTTACATTTATAAGTTCTTTAGTGAAGCCATGGCCACCTGCACCAAACCATGTCTTCCTCTCTGTTGCTATAGTCTTTGTCTGTATAGGAGAACTTGTGTTG GGTTTGGCCCATTGACAACGTGGG ATATTTTGGTACAGAAGGGGAGACCTGGATCCCAAGTTTCGCCAGCTCATTTATTATAA